In the bacterium genome, one interval contains:
- a CDS encoding SCO family protein, with translation MILAVAIAVAATAAALLIARQAHRPQPPPAFGVVPAFALTERSGREIRRADLDGGPWIADFIFTRCTGMCPALSSRMAELRRRVADTGLPARFVSFSVDPAHDTPAVLRDYARRVGADGDDWLFLTGPRDALYDLIGGGFRLSVSERAPDAVAVEGGELIAHSDRFVLVDGVGQIRGYYHGLEPTMPEAVIRDLRALADDR, from the coding sequence GTGATCCTCGCGGTCGCCATCGCCGTGGCCGCCACGGCCGCGGCCCTGCTCATCGCGCGCCAGGCGCATCGCCCGCAGCCGCCCCCGGCGTTCGGAGTGGTTCCCGCGTTCGCGCTGACGGAGCGCTCCGGGCGCGAGATCCGGCGCGCCGATCTCGATGGCGGACCGTGGATCGCCGACTTCATCTTCACGCGCTGCACCGGGATGTGTCCGGCGCTCTCCTCGCGCATGGCGGAGCTGCGGCGGCGGGTCGCCGATACCGGTCTACCGGCCCGTTTCGTGTCGTTCAGCGTCGATCCCGCGCACGACACCCCGGCGGTGCTGCGCGACTACGCGCGGCGCGTCGGCGCCGACGGCGACGACTGGCTCTTCCTCACCGGACCGCGCGATGCGCTGTACGACCTGATCGGCGGCGGGTTCCGTCTCAGCGTCAGCGAGCGCGCGCCCGATGCGGTGGCCGTCGAGGGCGGCGAGCTCATCGCCCACAGCGATCGGTTCGTCCTCGTCGACGGCGTCGGCCAGATCCGCGGCTACTATCACGGACTCGAGCCGACGATGCCCGAGGCGGTGATCCGCGACCTCCGGGCGCTTGCCGACGATCGATGA